In the genome of Hyphomicrobium sp. CS1GBMeth3, the window TCGGGGCCAGCGCGGCGCGGGCGGTGCTCGATTCCGTTCGCGCGGCCCGGCAGCTCAAGTCCGCACATGCCGGAGACAGATTCGTCGTCTGGGGTCATTCGCAGGGCGGCCACGCGGCGCTGTTCACGGGGATCGAGGCGGCAAGCTATGCGCCGGAGCTGAAGCTTCTCGGCGTGGCCGCGGCGGCTCCGGCGACCAATCTCGTCGATCTGTTCGAAGCGGATAAGAACACGAGCAGCGGGCGCAGCCTGACGTCGATGGCGCTCTATTCGTGGTCGCGCGTGTTCGGCTTCCCGGAGTCGCGCTTCGTCGTGCCGCGGGCCGAGAAAGCCTTTGCGCGGCTTGCCGGCGATTGCATCCTCTCGCTCGCCGATTTCATGCGCGAAGACGAGGACGAGAAGGCTCTGGCGCGGGACTTCCTGGTGTCCGATCCGGCGACGGACCCGACCATTCTCGAGATCATGACGCAAAACACTCCGGGGCCGACACCACGCCACATCCCAGTGTTCATTGCGCAGGGCACCGCCGACGAACTCGTTCGGCCGAACATCACGCGCGCCTACGCGCGCGAGATCTGCCGGCAGGGTGGCACCGTGACGTTCCATTCGCTCCCCGGCGGCACGCACCTCTTCGCTGGGCGGGACGGCGCCTATGCGGCTTACGAGTGGATGGGCCTCTTGTTCGCCGGTCGGACGCCGAAGAACGACTGCGCGGCTGCCACCGAGTGACAGCTCAAAGCGCTCAATCATCCTGACTCTCAGCGCACTTTTTCCCATTATAGCTGTGCACGGATCTTTTCGCGCGCTGTTGCTCCGCTCTCGTTGCTCACCCGCAACACATTTCTATACTCACACCGTAGACATTTTGCGCGATACGGGTTTAGACGTGGAGGCAGGATCGGGGCGTACCGGGGAAAGCGAATGTCTAGCTTCAAGTTCAGTGTGTCGGCGTTCGCGCTGATTGCGGCGACTGCCTTTGCACCGTCCGCGTTTGCCCAAGATGCACAAGAGGCATCTCAAGAGGTCTCATCAGAGTCCGTAGAACTGCCGGGCGTGATCGTCGAGGCCGCGCCTGCGAAACGCAACGTGCGGAAAGCGAAGCTGCGCAAGAGCGCGCCGCAGCAGGCTAGCCAGCCCGTTCTCGATCAGCAGGTGGTGCAGGGTGAGAAGTTTCTGCGCACGGTGCGCGATACGACGACCAGCGTCGGCATCGTGACTGGGCAGGAGATTGAAGATCGCCAGATCCGCGACATGAAGGAGGCGATCCGGCAGACCGCCAATGTCGTGACAACCGATAACAGCACGGGATTTGCTGTCCGCGGTTTGAATTCGGAGGGGCAAACGGGGCTGCAGCACATTTCCGGAGTACCGCTTATTGGCGTTGTCATCGATGGTGTGACGCAGAATCCGGATGCGGTGAGACGCGGCGCTCGAGCGCTTTGGGATGTCGAGCAAGTGGAAGTGTTGCGCGGCCCGCAATCGACGCTGCAGGGCCGTAACGCGCTCGGCGGCACGGTCGTCGTCAAGACCAACGACCCGACCTACAAGCTCGGCGCAGTTGTCGAAGGCACGATCGGCACCAATGATCTTTACGGTACAGGTTTCGTCGTCAATTCACCGATCGTGGCAAGACAGTCAGCGTTTCGCATTTCCGGCTACAAGACCGGGACCGAAAAAGGCATCGACTTCGCGGATGCTCGCAACCACCCGATGGGGGAAGATGAATATTCGACACTGCGCGGAAAGTTGCTCATCGAGCCCGACAGCCTTCCCGGCTTCAGTGCGCTTTTCACCATCGCGCACACCGAAGACGCGCCCGGCAGCGCCCAGGTATCGGGCCCAAACTTTTTTGACCGGGAATTTGCGTACGGCGCCGCATTCACTGATTTCCGCGATGCCACAGCCGACAATTATGCGTCAGACATCTCCTACGAGTTCATACCTGGGCTGACCATCCGCAGTGTGACAGGCTATGGCGAAACGGAAACCGTCATCAAAACGCCGGCCGGTGCGGCATTCGTGCGGGATGGTGACCACACCGACGGCAAGGACTTCACCCAGGATATCACGCTCGAGATAGACAATCGGGGCAACGGTCTTTCCGGCGTGGTCGGTCTGTTCTACGGCTCGTTCCAGCGAGACAACCTATCCAACCAGACAGCCAACCTCGGCTACTTCTTCGGCGGCCCGGACAATTTCGTACCGTATTACAACGGTACTTTCTCGGCCGAAACCACTAGCATCGCAGCCTACGCCGATCTTCGCTACCGCTGGGATAGATGGGCGTTTCTCGCTGGCGGCCGGCTCCTTCGTGATACCGTCGAAACGGACGAGGTGAGCACGCTTCTCGATACCGAGACGTTCACTTACGTTTTCGCGGACGAGCACAACAAGGCGACGTTCAACGAGTTTCTGCCGAAACTCGGCATCACTTATGATTTGACCGACAATCAAACAGTGGGCTTCACCTTCAACAAGGGTATCGCACCGGCTTCGAGCGGCGCGGCGCGGATAACACTCTCGCGACTGTCGCGCCAGAGTATCTCGATGCGTATGAAATTTCCTATCGCTCGAACTGGCTGAACAGGACGCTCGATTTCAACGCCAACGCCTTCTATTACGACTATACTGATCAGCAGGTCGCCGTTCTGAATGACACGTATGGAGTTGCCGAGATCTTCAACGCCGGCAGCTCGCACGCCTATGGCGCCGAATTCGAAGCGCGCTGGAGGCCCATTCCGCCGCTGCAGATCTTTGCCTCGCTCGGCCTTCTGCAAACCGAGTTCGACGAGATGTTCTATCAGGGCGCCGATCGTGCGGGGAACGAGTTTCCTGAAGCCCCTTCCTACACGTTCGCGGCAGGCGCGATGTATCGCTCTGAGGCTGGCTGGTTCTTAGGAGCCAATGTGCGTCGCATCGACGGCTACTACTCAACCGGAGACATCACGAACAACAAGCAGCGTTTTGGGGTCGATGCCTATACCGTCGTCGACGCGCAGGCCGGCTATACGTGGGATCATTATACGCTCACGCTGTTTGCCAAGAATCTGTTCGACGAGGAGTACATCACTGCGGTGGACCGTCGACATGAGCCTCCGCTTTCTCCCTCCTACGCTTTCATCGGTGAAGAGCGCACGTTTGGGCTGACGCTGACCGGGAAATTCTAGCGCTATTGCCGCTTGCAACTGCTCGACGGGCCGTGGCCGATCTCGCATAGTGCGAAGCAAGCTGCGGCCCGTTTGCATTTCCGCGCAGAATGCGGGCCGCCGGATCTGCGAGAGGCGTGCCATGAGCCAATCCATCGCTTCGCTATTCCAGCGCCTGACGCAGGGCGTTTACGTGATCGGCGTTGCCGATGGCGAGACGACGAACGCCTTTACCGCCGCCTGGGTGATGCAGGTGTCGTTCGACCCGCTGCTGCTGGCCCTCAGCATCAATTCCAACCACGCGTCGTATGCGGTGCTCTCGCGGGGACGCGTTTTCAGCGTCAACGTGCTCGGCAAGGATCAGCTCGCGGTGGCCGCCCATTTCGGCCAGCCGGCCGGCGCTCGGAAACTGGCCACGACGGCGTGGACGACCGGACAGACCGGCGCGCCGCTGCTCGCGGACGCGGTTGCCTGGTTCGACTGCACGGTGACCGACCAGCATCCGGCTGGCGATCACGTGCTGGTGGTGGGGCGCGTCGTCGATGGGAGGCTTTTGGATCCGGACGCGACGCCCCTCAGCTACCGGGACACCGGTGCCCTGGACGGCGCCGCGGCACTGTTCCCCGCCACGTTCGGGAACGGGAGCCGGTAGCGGCTCGCTGTGAACCGTTGCGCTCGCTGATCCGTATTCAGCGGGCCCAGGATGAAACCCCGGCAGGGGACCGTCGGCCTGGAAACCCGACGTGGAACCTCTTATATCCCGCCGTCCACGTTCTTATTTCGCCCCGCGCCGTTGGGTTGCATTGCCGCCGCCGGGGCGTCGCGCTACCTAGGCCCCATGAGCAAGCTTCCCAAGAAATCCGCCGCCCCCCGCGCCGGCTCCGAGCTGATGAAGACCATCCATGTCCGGGGCGCGCGCGAGCACAACCTGAAGAACGTCGATCTCGAGATCCCGCGCGACGCGCTCGTTGTGTTCACGGGGCTTTCGGGCTCGGGCAAGAGCTCGCTCGCCTTCGACACCATCTACGCCGAGGGCCAGCGCCGCTACGTCGAGAGCCTCTCGGCCTATGCGCGCCAGTTCCTCGAGATGATGCAGAAGCCGGACGTCGATCACATCGACGGCCTGTCGCCGGCCATCTCGATCGAGCAGAAAACAACGTCCAAGAACCCGCGCTCGACGGTCGGCACGGTCACCGAGATCTACGACTACCTGCGCCTTCTGTTCGCGCGCGTTGGCGTGCCCTACTCGCCCGCCACGGGCCTGCCCATCGAGAGCCAGACCGTGTCGCAGATGGTGGACCGGGTGCTCGAGCTGCCGGAAGGCACGCGGCTCTATCTGCTGGCGCCCATCGCGCGCGGGCGCAAGGGCGAGTTCAAGAAGGAACTGGCGGAGCTGCAGAAGAAGGGCTTCCAGCGCGTCAAGATCGACGGGGCCTTTTACGAAATCCCGGACGCGCCAAAGCTCGACAAGAAGTTCAAGCACGACATCGATGTCGTCGTGGACCGTCTCGTCGTGCGTGCGGACATCGCCAAGCGCGCGGCCGACAGCTTCGAGACCGCGCTTCAGCTCGGCGACGGCATCGTCTTCGCCGAACTCGCCGACAAGCCGCTCCCGAAGGCCGACACGGAAGGCGCCAACAAGAGCAAGAACGAGACCCACGAGCGCATCACGTTCTCGGCGCGCTTTGCCTGCCCCGTCTCCGGCTTCACCATCGAGGAGATCGAGCCGCGGCTGTTCTCGTTCAACGCGCCGGCCGGCGCCTGCCCCGAGTGCGACGGCCTCGGCACGGAGCTGCAGTTCGAGCCCGACCTCGTCGTGCCCGACAGCACACTCTCGCTCAAGGGCGGCGCGGTTTACCCGTGGTCGCGCACCGGCAACACGTCGCCCTACTACGAGCAGACGCTGGAATCCCTCGCCAAGCACTACAAGGTGTCGATGGCGACGCCGTGGGAGCGGCTGCCCAAGCACGTGCAGCTCGCAATCCTCTACGGCACCGACGACGAGGAGGTGACGTTCACCTACTTCGACGGCGCGCGCAACTACAAGACCACCAAGCCCTTCGAGGGCGTGATCGGCAACATCGAGCGGCGCTGGCGCGAGACGGATTCCGACTGGGTGCGCGAGGAGCTGTCGCGCTATCAGGGCGCGCATCCGTGCGACGCCTGCAACGGCTATCGGCTCAAGCCGCAGGCGCTGGCGGTCAGAATTGGCGGCAAGCACATCGGCGAGGTGGGCGATCTCTCGATCAAGGCGGCGAACGCGTGGTTCTCCGAGATCCCGAAGACGTTCACCAAGCAGCAGACCGAGATCGCGACGCGCATCCTCAAGGAAATCCGCGAGCGCCTCGCCTTCCTCAACGACGTCGGGCTCGAATACCTGACGCTTTCGCGCTCGTCCGGCACGCTGTCGGGCGGTGAATCGCAGCGCATCCGGCTCGCGTCGCAGATCGGCTCGGGGCTAACCGGCGTGCTCTACGTGCTCGACGAGCCCTCCATCGGCTTGCATCAGCGCGACAACGACCGCCTGCTCGGCACGCTCAAGCACCTGCGCGACCTCGGCAACACCGTCATCGTCGTCGAGCACGACGAGGATGCGATCCTGACCGCCGATTATGTGGTGGACATCGGCCCCGGTGCCGGCGTGCACGGCGGCGAGGTGATCGCGGAGGGCACGCCGCCCGAGATCATGGCCAATCCGAAGAGCCTCACCGGGCAATATCTCTCCGGCGCGCGGCAGATCCCGCTGCCGAAGCAACGGCGCAAGCGCGAGAAGGGCCGCGCGCTCAAGATCACGGGCGCGCGCGGCAACAACCTGCAGAACATCTCGGCCGAGATCCCGCTCGGGCTCCTCACCTGCATCACCGGCGTCTCGGGCGGCGGCAAGTCCACGTTCCTGATCGACACCGTCTACAAGGCGGTGGCGCGCAAGCTCTCGAACGCGCGCGAGCATCCGTCTCCGTTCGACAAGCTCGAAGGCCTCGAGAACCTCGACAAGGTGATCGACATCGACCAGTCGCCGATCGGGCGCACGCCGCGCTCGAACCCGGCGACGTACACGGGCGCCTTCACGCCGATCCGCGACTGGTATGCGGGCCTGCCCGAAGCGAAAGTGCGCGGCTACGGTCCGGGGCGCTTCTCGTTCAACGTCAAGGGCGGGCGGTGCGAAGCCTGCCAGGGCGACGGCGTCATCAAGATCGAGATGCACTTCCTGCCCGACGTCTACGTCACGTGCGACGTCTGCAAGGGCAAGCGCTACAACCGCGAGACGCTGGAAGTCACCTTCCGCGACAAGTCCATCGCCGACGTGCTCGACATGACGGTGGAGGAAGGGGCGCAGTTCTTCCAGGCCGTGCCGCCGATCCGCGACAAGCTCGAGACGCTGGCGCGCGTCGGCCTCGGCTACATCCACATCGGCCAGCAGGCGACGACGCTTTCGGGCGGCGAAGCGCAGCGCATCAAGCTGTCGAAGGAATTGTCACGGCGCGCGACGGGGCGTACGCTCTACATCCTCGACGAGCCGACGACCGGCTTGCACTTCCACGACGTGGCGAAGCTGCTCGAAGTGCTGCACGAGTTGGCGGATGCCGGCAACACGGTGGTGGTCATCGAGCACAATCTCGAGGTGATCAAGACGGCCGACTGGATCATCGACCTCGGCCCCGAGGGCGGCGACGGCGGCGGGCGCATCGTGGCGCAGGGCACGCCCGAGGACGTGGCGGCGGTGAAGGAGAGCTACACCGGTCGGTATCTCAAGGAGCTGCTGGTGCGTCGGTCAGGTCGTGCCGGAGGCGTGCAAAGAACAAACACTGCCGAAGGCGGACAAAGCAAGAGCGGCAACGGCAAGAAGCAGGCGGCGGAGTAGCCTTCGCCCACCCTTGAGGGGAAGGTCGGAGACGATTGAGTATCGCCTCCGGCTGAGGGGCGTCTTCTCCTGCGCGCCGTCAGGCGAGCTTGTCGCGAATGTAGATCGCGATCGCGCACGACAGCAGCCAGAAGCCGCCGCCTATGCCGAGGACGCCGTATTCGACCGGCGTGCCGCCGCCGAACAGCTTCACGAGGGCCATCGCGAAACCGACGAGCCCGCCCAGAAGCAGCACCCAGACGATGAAATCGAGCACCGATTTATGCATCCCTTGTCCTCCCAGGTTCTCGTCTTCTTTTTATCCCTCGCACACTAGCCACTTTGTGCCGCGCACGGAATAGGTGCGCGCAGTGGCGCTTGCCTTCTGGGCCGCCCGCATCGCGGCGGCCGGTCAGGCGCCAGGGCCGCGCGCTTTCAAAGCGGGGCGGAACGTGTTTGAGTGCGGCCCGACCGCATCGACCCACAACGGACGGCCCCCGCGACGCCCATGGCACGACAAGCAGCACAAACGGCCGGTCCGCCGGGCCTTCTGGACACCCTGCGCCACTACTACGAATCCGACACGGCCGAGGCGCACCGCTTCCGCTACGCGCTGCTGGCGTTCGATATCGTCACCGTGGCCTTCATTGTCGCGACGTCGTTCGTCCCGCGCAGCGACCTCATCGAATGGCTCGACGTCTTTTTCGGCCTCGTGATCCTCGCCGACTTCGTGGCCCGCTTCGCCATCAGCCGCCGCCGCCTGCGCGACCTCGCGCATCCGGCGACCTGGGCCGACGTCGCCGCCATCATCTCGTTCCTGGCTCCGGTGGTCGGCGAGGCCGGCGGCTTCCTGCGCATCCTGCGCACGGTGCGCCTGCTCGCCACCTATCAACTACTCTGGCGGCTGCGCCAGGACAGCGCCTGGTTCCGCCGCAACGAGGACGTGGTCATCGCCGCCGTGCACCTTGCCGTGTTCGTCTTCATCATGACGGGCCTCGTCTACGAGACGCAGCATGCCATCAACCCGCTGATCAACAACTACGCCGACGCGCTCTATTTCACGGTTTCCTCGCTGACCACGACGGGCTACGGCGACATCGTGCTCAATGGCACACCGGGCCGGCTGCTCTCGGTCGTGGTCATGATCCTCGGCGTGACGCTGTTTCTCAATCTGGCGCGTGCGGTGCTGCAGCCGAGCAAGGTCCGTTTCCGCTGCCCGAAGTGCAGCCTCATGCGCCACGACTATGACGCCGTGCACTGCAAGGCCTGCGGCGAAGCGTTGAACATCCCCAACGAGGGGCTTTAGGGCGAGAGGGGGCGCGTCCGAGGACGTGGCGGCGGTGAAGGAGCGTTACGCGCAAGCCATCGTGGCCGCTCATGACCCCAAGCGGACTTCAGTCTTCTTCAAGACCAAAGACGGCTCTTATGCTGAAAGCAAGACGCCTGGCAGCGGTCGGCGCCGAAGAACTCTCCACCAGCTGATATTCGAAATCAGGTAACGCTGGTAGGCCGAGAGGGCCCGATACGATCTGAAGAGGCGATACCACACTACGGGCCGCCATCACTGAAACGCCTAGACCAGCTTCAGTCGCGGTTACTAGACCAGATACTCCGCTGCTGCTCAGCGCAAGGACCCAACTTCGCTCAGCGCGCTCGAGGGCGTCCAAGGCGAGCCTCCTCCATGAGCAAGTCGGCGGGAAGAGAACTAGCGGCAAGGGTTTTTCGGCTTCGAAGGTAAACTCTTGGCCGGAGACCCAGACACGCTTGTCTCGGCTTAGTACGGTGCCCAAGTTTTCCCCTACCTCAACATTTACGATCGCGACATCTAAGGCGCCTGAGTCTACCAGCGCCCTGACTTCGGGTCCCAGACTGATAGTAACCTCGAGCGAGACAGCAGGATGCTGGCGACGAAATTGAGCGAGCAGCAACGCCAGTATCTTATTGTCAAAGTATTCAGGCGCGCCAAAGCGTACGGTTCCGGAAACATTGGCTGTCGAGAGAAGCCCCTCAGCTTCCCTGTGCAGGGAAAGAATTTTGCGAGCAAATCCGAGAAGGAGTTCGCCGTCGGCGGTGAGTTCAACCTTGCGTGACGGTCCGCGCTCAATGAGTTTTCGACCGACTTGGTCCTCCAAGCGCTTAATCTGAAGACTGATGGCAGGTTGTGTAAGGTTTACCAATGAAGCTGCGCGGGTGAAGCTGCTGGTTTCTGCCACAGCAACAAAGCTTCGTAGCTGGCTGGTGTCGAGGATCAATGAACTACCTCTGTTACTCGTGTCGACCCAGCTGGGGTGCCCTCGCGCTGAATGGTAACGTGGCCCATTCCGCTCAGGCGGACCAGCCGCAAATGGAAGACATCAAGTCGAAATAGTACGCAGTATCGTCTGCACCCAAACTTATCTGGGCAACGCCGAGAACAGTGAAGGCAATCCCTGCCGCTCTGGCAACCCATAAGCCTTTTGGCATTGTCTTTTCCGCGACGACCAAGGTGGTCAGCAGGGCCATCCAAACCAGATTCATCATGCCGCCAGACCAAACGAGCAGCATGAGTAGCCAGCAGCATCCAATGCAGAACAGTGCATGTCGAACCCCCACTTGAAAGGCACCAGCAAGACCTGGCTCATAATAACCGATAAGGAAGCCGAGCGGCGATCTGCACTTGCTTAGACAAGCGTGTTTTGCGCCGCTCCATTGAAAGAGCCCCGCACATATCAGAAAGATACCGCTGATAGCCGGCACTGCAAATTTCATCTGGTCGTCAATGATCATCAGTGTTCGCATCGTATCCTGCAGAAAGGCCGCGACGACGGCGTAGCCTCCCCATACGATCAAATAAGCAACTCCGAACACGATCGTTGGTGTTGATTGCTTCGATGATTGATCGAGGTCCGTGCTCAGGCGATGGAACGTCTTCACCATTGGAATGGCCGAAGGAGCCATCATCCCGATTGTCATAAGTATCCAGAGCGCGACTTCGTCCGTGAACTCCCCCCCAGCATGCGAAGTCCAATGGATCGATAGTACCAAGGCCCATGCCAGGACCGTAGTGATGATAAGAGTGGAGAGTACGGCATTGGGACTTGCCAGACCCGTGAGATAGGCTGTTCGCATCGCTGGCTCTTAGGCACTTTGATACGTGAAGGGACTGTAGCCGCCTGCCCGACCCGAGAACTTCCAGTTCCATTCATAATCTTTCAACACCACTTCGTCGGATTTGGCGGCCACGAGTGGCTCTCCGGGGGCGAGTCCAAGCGGCTGTCCGACGATCGTTGTCTCACCGCCCTTTTGGCCGACGATGGCCTTGATTGTCGCCTTCAGGACACCGGGAATGTCGACGCTTCTTTTTTTGCCCTCTCCTTCGAAGGAAATCGGAACTTGACGCACGCCGATAAAGCGCTCGAAGAAACTAGCTAGCGCTGCAGGATGCCCTCCCGCCTTTCCTGTAAAAATTGATTCTAGAGCCGCGTATTGGTCTGGGGTGGCCTTGCTGTCGATGTAGAGCGCGGCGAGCCATTTGACTTGCTGCATGTGACCGTCCGCTCTAGCGGCAAGCGCAACGTTGAGCCCGTCCAGTGAAACATCTCTGTAGTGGCCAGTGCGGACCGTCCACGCATAGATGACGTTGCAGTCTCCATGGCTTGGTGCACTTTCAAAAATGCACGGGCAGACGGTTTCGCAACTGCAGGCTTCAAAATAGTTTCCGTGAAGCCGCCACGTCGACGCGTTGGCGGCTTCCGCTGCTTGAGCGGCATGCTCACTAATTTTTAGGAGCGCCGCCGCACCTG includes:
- a CDS encoding DUF1326 domain-containing protein, with product MTAGAAALLKISEHAAQAAEAANASTWRLHGNYFEACSCETVCPCIFESAPSHGDCNVIYAWTVRTGHYRDVSLDGLNVALAARADGHMQQVKWLAALYIDSKATPDQYAALESIFTGKAGGHPAALASFFERFIGVRQVPISFEGEGKKRSVDIPGVLKATIKAIVGQKGGETTIVGQPLGLAPGEPLVAAKSDEVVLKDYEWNWKFSGRAGGYSPFTYQSA
- the uvrA gene encoding excinuclease ABC subunit UvrA; its protein translation is MKTIHVRGAREHNLKNVDLEIPRDALVVFTGLSGSGKSSLAFDTIYAEGQRRYVESLSAYARQFLEMMQKPDVDHIDGLSPAISIEQKTTSKNPRSTVGTVTEIYDYLRLLFARVGVPYSPATGLPIESQTVSQMVDRVLELPEGTRLYLLAPIARGRKGEFKKELAELQKKGFQRVKIDGAFYEIPDAPKLDKKFKHDIDVVVDRLVVRADIAKRAADSFETALQLGDGIVFAELADKPLPKADTEGANKSKNETHERITFSARFACPVSGFTIEEIEPRLFSFNAPAGACPECDGLGTELQFEPDLVVPDSTLSLKGGAVYPWSRTGNTSPYYEQTLESLAKHYKVSMATPWERLPKHVQLAILYGTDDEEVTFTYFDGARNYKTTKPFEGVIGNIERRWRETDSDWVREELSRYQGAHPCDACNGYRLKPQALAVRIGGKHIGEVGDLSIKAANAWFSEIPKTFTKQQTEIATRILKEIRERLAFLNDVGLEYLTLSRSSGTLSGGESQRIRLASQIGSGLTGVLYVLDEPSIGLHQRDNDRLLGTLKHLRDLGNTVIVVEHDEDAILTADYVVDIGPGAGVHGGEVIAEGTPPEIMANPKSLTGQYLSGARQIPLPKQRRKREKGRALKITGARGNNLQNISAEIPLGLLTCITGVSGGGKSTFLIDTVYKAVARKLSNAREHPSPFDKLEGLENLDKVIDIDQSPIGRTPRSNPATYTGAFTPIRDWYAGLPEAKVRGYGPGRFSFNVKGGRCEACQGDGVIKIEMHFLPDVYVTCDVCKGKRYNRETLEVTFRDKSIADVLDMTVEEGAQFFQAVPPIRDKLETLARVGLGYIHIGQQATTLSGGEAQRIKLSKELSRRATGRTLYILDEPTTGLHFHDVAKLLEVLHELADAGNTVVVIEHNLEVIKTADWIIDLGPEGGDGGGRIVAQGTPEDVAAVKESYTGRYLKELLVRRSGRAGGVQRTNTAEGGQSKSGNGKKQAAE
- a CDS encoding flavin reductase family protein; translated protein: MSQSIASLFQRLTQGVYVIGVADGETTNAFTAAWVMQVSFDPLLLALSINSNHASYAVLSRGRVFSVNVLGKDQLAVAAHFGQPAGARKLATTAWTTGQTGAPLLADAVAWFDCTVTDQHPAGDHVLVVGRVVDGRLLDPDATPLSYRDTGALDGAAALFPATFGNGSR
- a CDS encoding potassium channel family protein; this encodes MARQAAQTAGPPGLLDTLRHYYESDTAEAHRFRYALLAFDIVTVAFIVATSFVPRSDLIEWLDVFFGLVILADFVARFAISRRRLRDLAHPATWADVAAIISFLAPVVGEAGGFLRILRTVRLLATYQLLWRLRQDSAWFRRNEDVVIAAVHLAVFVFIMTGLVYETQHAINPLINNYADALYFTVSSLTTTGYGDIVLNGTPGRLLSVVVMILGVTLFLNLARAVLQPSKVRFRCPKCSLMRHDYDAVHCKACGEALNIPNEGL
- a CDS encoding TonB-dependent receptor; protein product: MSSFKFSVSAFALIAATAFAPSAFAQDAQEASQEVSSESVELPGVIVEAAPAKRNVRKAKLRKSAPQQASQPVLDQQVVQGEKFLRTVRDTTTSVGIVTGQEIEDRQIRDMKEAIRQTANVVTTDNSTGFAVRGLNSEGQTGLQHISGVPLIGVVIDGVTQNPDAVRRGARALWDVEQVEVLRGPQSTLQGRNALGGTVVVKTNDPTYKLGAVVEGTIGTNDLYGTGFVVNSPIVARQSAFRISGYKTGTEKGIDFADARNHPMGEDEYSTLRGKLLIEPDSLPGFSALFTIAHTEDAPGSAQVSGPNFFDREFAYGAAFTDFRDATADNYASDISYEFIPGLTIRSVTGYGETETVIKTPAGAAFVRDGDHTDGKDFTQDITLEIDNRGNGLSGVVGLFYGSFQRDNLSNQTANLGYFFGGPDNFVPYYNGTFSAETTSIAAYADLRYRWDRWAFLAGGRLLRDTVETDEVSTLLDTETFTYVFADEHNKATFNEFLPKLGITYDLTDNQTVGFTFNKGIAPASSGAARITLSRLSRQSISMRMKFPIARTG
- a CDS encoding LysR substrate-binding domain-containing protein, whose protein sequence is MILDTSQLRSFVAVAETSSFTRAASLVNLTQPAISLQIKRLEDQVGRKLIERGPSRKVELTADGELLLGFARKILSLHREAEGLLSTANVSGTVRFGAPEYFDNKILALLLAQFRRQHPAVSLEVTISLGPEVRALVDSGALDVAIVNVEVGENLGTVLSRDKRVWVSGQEFTFEAEKPLPLVLFPPTCSWRRLALDALERAERSWVLALSSSGVSGLVTATEAGLGVSVMAARSVVSPLQIVSGPLGLPALPDFEYQLVESSSAPTAARRLAFSIRAVFGLEED
- a CDS encoding alpha/beta fold hydrolase encodes the protein MPAILGLILLTSLALLATAPAVVAADAHVPAEELRSAKPGSILRLWPLEGGVPSDYKGFRILYRSTGHDNEPIAVTGALMFPEDAGSGPPRAVVAWAHPTSGVVTRCAPTLMPDLAGTVQGIDYFTDAGYVVVATDYPGLGGPGHHPYLVGASAARAVLDSVRAARQLKSAHAGDRFVVWGHSQGGHAALFTGIEAASYAPELKLLGVAAAAPATNLVDLFEADKNTSSGRSLTSMALYSWSRVFGFPESRFVVPRAEKAFARLAGDCILSLADFMREDEDEKALARDFLVSDPATDPTILEIMTQNTPGPTPRHIPVFIAQGTADELVRPNITRAYAREICRQGGTVTFHSLPGGTHLFAGRDGAYAAYEWMGLLFAGRTPKNDCAAATE
- a CDS encoding DUF2182 domain-containing protein, which translates into the protein MRTAYLTGLASPNAVLSTLIITTVLAWALVLSIHWTSHAGGEFTDEVALWILMTIGMMAPSAIPMVKTFHRLSTDLDQSSKQSTPTIVFGVAYLIVWGGYAVVAAFLQDTMRTLMIIDDQMKFAVPAISGIFLICAGLFQWSGAKHACLSKCRSPLGFLIGYYEPGLAGAFQVGVRHALFCIGCCWLLMLLVWSGGMMNLVWMALLTTLVVAEKTMPKGLWVARAAGIAFTVLGVAQISLGADDTAYYFDLMSSICGWSA